The following proteins are co-located in the Desulfovibrio intestinalis genome:
- a CDS encoding FAD-dependent oxidoreductase, which translates to MSTMDTWRGSKASETHKAFMGWGGLTVNDDTVDILDMLRAYYDVAAGESCGQCFPCRSGLKRIAARLAEICQGQERPDDQNYLRELAAMVRTSARCDIGQTSPQPLLDVLEQAPHLLKARKTTGGNYTSLITAPCVNACPGHVNIPDYIEEIRFRRFEKGLELVMNNCPMPGTIGRVCERPCESACKRGLKGAPVAIRNLKRFLFDRNAALNNPPEPQSLPATAKKVAIIGGGPAGLSCAYYLSLLGAAPTIFERHDVCGGMAKFGIPDFRLPPAVLVREVNVVAAAGCEIRNGVEIGRDISLDQLHEEGFEAVFIAAGAPHAPGMRCEGEDSCPQGYLSGIHYLHEATRGRQAVTGTRLVVVGGGNVAMDCARTALRHGFKEVRVVYRRTEAEMPADPVEIEEAKEEGTLFTFLAAPLRIESKDGRVTGLVCQKMELGAADDSGRRRPVAVEGADYELPCDAIVYAIGQKVALEVILKGKDGALNKYRTLDAHEITGEVTTLPRIFGGGDCVTGPSSLIAALAAGKRAATHIAAHLNDSAEGPSSREELEQMLMGVNMLDAEEVAPLEDPTPAMPIHAIPLRERLSGFTEVETDPLEWEAVRESSRCLRCLRVVMTAH; encoded by the coding sequence ATGTCTACGATGGACACCTGGAGAGGAAGTAAGGCCAGTGAAACCCATAAAGCTTTTATGGGTTGGGGCGGCCTGACGGTCAACGACGACACTGTCGACATCCTCGACATGTTACGCGCGTATTATGACGTTGCCGCAGGAGAATCCTGCGGCCAGTGTTTTCCTTGCCGCAGCGGCCTCAAGCGCATTGCTGCACGCCTTGCTGAAATCTGCCAGGGGCAGGAACGCCCGGACGATCAGAACTATCTGCGCGAACTGGCTGCGATGGTTCGCACCAGCGCCCGCTGCGATATTGGCCAGACGTCGCCCCAGCCGCTGCTGGATGTGCTGGAGCAGGCTCCGCATCTGCTCAAGGCCAGAAAGACCACAGGCGGCAACTACACCAGCCTGATCACCGCGCCTTGCGTCAACGCCTGTCCAGGGCACGTCAATATTCCTGACTATATTGAAGAAATTCGCTTCAGGCGTTTTGAAAAAGGCTTGGAGCTGGTTATGAACAACTGCCCCATGCCTGGCACCATTGGCCGCGTGTGCGAGCGCCCCTGTGAATCCGCCTGCAAGCGCGGTCTCAAAGGCGCGCCAGTGGCTATTCGTAACCTCAAGCGCTTTTTGTTTGACCGTAACGCCGCCCTCAACAACCCGCCTGAGCCACAAAGTCTGCCTGCTACGGCCAAAAAGGTTGCCATCATTGGCGGTGGGCCTGCAGGTTTGTCCTGCGCATACTACCTTTCCCTTTTGGGAGCTGCACCCACAATTTTTGAAAGGCATGACGTCTGTGGCGGCATGGCCAAGTTCGGTATTCCCGATTTTCGCCTGCCGCCCGCAGTTCTGGTGCGCGAGGTAAATGTGGTGGCCGCCGCTGGTTGCGAAATTCGCAATGGCGTTGAAATCGGGCGCGACATTTCTTTGGACCAACTGCACGAAGAGGGCTTTGAAGCGGTATTTATCGCTGCTGGCGCGCCCCACGCGCCGGGCATGCGCTGCGAAGGCGAAGACAGCTGCCCGCAGGGTTACCTCAGCGGCATCCACTATCTTCATGAAGCCACCCGAGGCAGGCAAGCCGTGACTGGAACCCGCCTTGTGGTGGTTGGCGGCGGCAATGTGGCTATGGACTGCGCACGCACGGCCCTTCGCCACGGCTTCAAGGAAGTGCGCGTGGTTTACCGCCGCACAGAAGCTGAAATGCCTGCCGACCCGGTGGAAATTGAAGAAGCCAAAGAAGAAGGCACGCTCTTTACCTTTCTGGCCGCTCCCCTGCGCATCGAAAGCAAAGACGGCCGCGTTACCGGGCTTGTCTGCCAGAAAATGGAGTTGGGCGCTGCCGACGATTCAGGCCGCCGACGTCCAGTCGCGGTTGAAGGGGCCGACTATGAACTGCCCTGCGATGCCATCGTGTACGCCATTGGACAAAAAGTGGCTCTGGAAGTCATTCTTAAAGGCAAGGACGGCGCTCTTAACAAGTACCGCACCCTCGACGCACACGAAATTACTGGCGAAGTCACCACCCTGCCCCGCATTTTTGGCGGCGGGGACTGCGTGACAGGCCCAAGCTCGCTTATTGCCGCCCTGGCCGCTGGCAAACGCGCTGCCACGCACATTGCAGCCCATTTGAACGACTCTGCCGAAGGGCCTTCTTCACGAGAAGAACTTGAGCAAATGCTCATGGGCGTAAATATGCTGGATGCAGAAGAAGTTGCGCCCCTGGAAGATCCAACGCCGGCCATGCCCATTCATGCCATTCCCTTGCGTGAACGTCTGAGCGGCTTCACCGAGGTGGAAACAGATCCGCTGGAGTGGGAGGCCGTGCGCGAATCGTCACGTTGCTTGCGCTGCCTGCGCGTTGTTATGACGGCACACTAG
- a CDS encoding MetQ/NlpA family ABC transporter substrate-binding protein: MKRLLLSLAMILTLAVPSFAAEDIVIGVTPFPHKDIMLVAKPLLAKDGYNLVIKEFTDYVQPNMALANGQLFANFFQHAPYLDNMNKEKNLGLVSIGKVHIEPLGVYSKKIKKLSDLKKGNAVSVPNDPTNEARALRLLEANGIIKIKPGALVTVADITENPLGLKFHELDAAQLPRTLDDVTAAVINTNFAAEAGLIPARDALVLEGSESPYANILVVREADKDSPKAKALLKATQSPEVKAYIEKELVGKGIMPSF, from the coding sequence ATGAAACGTCTGCTTCTGTCCCTGGCCATGATTCTGACTCTGGCCGTTCCTTCGTTCGCCGCCGAAGACATCGTCATTGGCGTCACCCCCTTCCCGCACAAGGACATCATGCTTGTGGCCAAGCCCCTGCTGGCCAAAGACGGCTACAATCTGGTCATCAAGGAATTTACCGACTACGTGCAGCCCAACATGGCTCTTGCCAACGGCCAGCTTTTCGCCAACTTCTTCCAGCATGCGCCGTATCTGGACAACATGAACAAGGAAAAGAACCTTGGTCTTGTTTCCATCGGCAAGGTGCATATCGAACCGCTGGGCGTGTATTCCAAAAAAATCAAGAAACTGTCTGACCTCAAGAAGGGCAACGCCGTTTCTGTTCCCAATGACCCCACCAACGAAGCCCGCGCCCTGCGCCTGCTTGAAGCCAACGGCATTATCAAGATCAAGCCCGGCGCTCTCGTGACCGTGGCCGACATTACTGAAAATCCCCTTGGCCTCAAGTTTCATGAGCTGGACGCCGCTCAGTTGCCCCGCACCCTGGACGACGTGACCGCCGCCGTTATCAACACCAACTTTGCTGCTGAGGCCGGTCTTATCCCAGCTCGTGACGCTCTGGTTCTGGAAGGCAGCGAGTCCCCTTACGCCAACATTCTCGTTGTGCGCGAAGCCGACAAGGACAGCCCCAAGGCCAAAGCCCTGCTGAAGGCCACTCAGTCGCCCGAAGTCAAGGCCTACATTGAAAAAGAACTGGTGGGCAAAGGCATTATGCCTTCGTTCTAG
- a CDS encoding methionine ABC transporter permease, with translation MSELSTLAQLAQDFEPLWERLQDKMPEILTATWETLEMVMLSTFFSLLIGFALAILMIVTNPIGLSPCRPVYRVVDFVVNLVRSFPFIILLIAIIPFTRFVVGTSIGSAAAIVPLTIAAAPFVARLIETCFLEVDKGVIEAARSFGASNSQIIFRVLFPEALPSIVLNIAVIAITLLGYSAMAGTVGGGGLGDLAVKYGYNRFQVDIMIYSVIILCVLVLLIQGICNFLYKILR, from the coding sequence ATGAGTGAATTGAGCACCCTCGCCCAACTGGCGCAGGACTTTGAACCTCTGTGGGAGCGTCTTCAGGACAAGATGCCGGAAATCCTCACCGCCACCTGGGAAACCCTTGAGATGGTGATGCTTTCTACCTTCTTTTCACTACTCATTGGTTTTGCCCTGGCCATACTCATGATTGTGACCAACCCCATTGGCCTGAGCCCTTGCCGCCCGGTTTACCGGGTTGTGGACTTTGTGGTGAACCTGGTGCGCTCCTTTCCCTTCATCATTCTGCTGATCGCCATTATCCCCTTCACACGCTTTGTGGTGGGCACGTCCATTGGCAGCGCAGCGGCCATAGTACCCCTTACCATTGCTGCGGCTCCCTTTGTGGCCCGGCTGATCGAAACCTGCTTTCTTGAAGTGGACAAGGGTGTTATCGAAGCGGCCCGATCCTTTGGGGCCAGCAATTCGCAGATCATCTTTCGCGTTCTCTTTCCCGAAGCGCTGCCCTCGATCGTGCTCAATATCGCTGTCATTGCCATTACCCTGCTTGGGTACTCGGCCATGGCTGGCACTGTTGGCGGCGGCGGCCTGGGCGACCTGGCAGTCAAGTACGGCTACAACCGCTTCCAGGTTGATATAATGATCTATTCCGTTATCATCCTGTGCGTGCTGGTGCTGCTTATTCAGGGCATCTGCAACTTTTTGTACAAGATACTGCGATAA
- a CDS encoding methionine ABC transporter ATP-binding protein, with protein sequence MIQVSHLLKRFGSNVVLQNINMHVRQGEIFGIVGHSGAGKSTLLRCLNGLEAYDEGSVKVMGVEVASLDPRDLRQLQSKMGMIFQNFNLMARKNVFDNVAFPLQLWHRSDREKRVMELLDLVGLADKARQRVQSLSGGQKQRVGIARALALNPSILLCDEATSALDPKTTSSILDLLEDINRRLNLTIIMVTHQMEVVKRLCHSLLLLDGGKTVALGKTEDLFLSPTKDMQAIVENEYTLIPGGTNIRLMFPREISQQSVITQMARSLGIDFSIVGGKLERYLDDVFGFLIVNVQDQDIEAVLRYLKEHRLYWEILEYPVKQATDASNE encoded by the coding sequence ATGATTCAGGTAAGCCATCTTCTTAAACGTTTCGGCAGCAATGTTGTTTTACAAAACATCAACATGCATGTCCGCCAGGGCGAAATTTTCGGCATTGTCGGGCATTCCGGCGCCGGAAAGTCTACACTTTTACGCTGCCTCAACGGGCTTGAAGCCTATGATGAAGGCAGCGTCAAGGTTATGGGCGTGGAAGTGGCTTCGCTCGACCCCCGCGACCTGCGCCAACTGCAAAGCAAGATGGGCATGATCTTTCAGAATTTCAATCTGATGGCCCGCAAAAACGTTTTTGATAACGTGGCCTTTCCGCTGCAACTCTGGCACAGATCTGACCGCGAAAAACGCGTCATGGAACTGCTTGACCTGGTGGGTCTGGCAGACAAGGCGCGGCAGCGTGTGCAAAGCCTGAGCGGCGGCCAGAAGCAGCGCGTGGGCATTGCCCGCGCACTGGCCCTGAACCCCAGCATTCTGCTTTGCGACGAAGCCACCTCTGCCCTTGACCCCAAAACAACCTCGTCCATTCTTGACCTGCTTGAAGACATCAACAGGCGGCTCAACCTGACAATCATCATGGTTACGCACCAGATGGAAGTGGTCAAACGCCTCTGCCACAGCCTGCTGCTGCTCGACGGCGGCAAAACTGTGGCCCTGGGCAAAACCGAAGATCTTTTTCTGTCGCCCACAAAAGACATGCAGGCCATTGTGGAGAATGAGTACACCCTCATTCCCGGCGGCACCAATATCAGGCTCATGTTCCCGCGCGAAATTTCGCAGCAGAGCGTCATCACGCAAATGGCCAGAAGCCTCGGCATAGATTTTTCCATTGTAGGCGGCAAGCTTGAGCGGTACCTTGATGATGTTTTCGGCTTCCTCATTGTCAATGTGCAGGATCAGGACATCGAAGCCGTGTTGCGCTACCTGAAGGAACACCGCCTCTACTGGGAAATACTGGAATACCCTGTGAAGCAGGCTACGGATGCAAGTAATGAGTGA
- a CDS encoding DEAD/DEAH box helicase, producing the protein MSRSEQSVVREMCQAFLHDSVPEYIRDAAYYILSEGEVQKINIQEGETWDVQGVIQGDDLQVYTPSLSLTITDRSTRHQCNCSDAFTGICRHVAALALRLVEELRKEQGDAEESPPPSTDWKQSFRNFFSTDMEPEPGRHYLIFRFEPEQGRLLVSFFRGRQNKSGLSSVHNEVTLEQIINNPDWCEFSPQLPHVARQIGQHLDYYGHRVEIPQGLTSWFFWSVRKEYYLLWKDTDKPCRIESTPFALKLKPILDDSGFSFEVLLKREGRPPLPIRAGAASRAAAESRSSQNESSAPEDAPITFHGQMPLWVCYQHNFYPVQTGLYPSLVRNLIYERPVVPHEEISEFLDRVWTRLPASELYEPQQFLKQMEPVFQPATYNPKLFLDEEGSLLTLEIDNIYETRHGEFTLNGPNPDFQTGSYAYEGQTFLVRRHQDEEALLMTELAGMDFQARSSKLWFLEPEEAIAFLLDYYPKLVENYRVYGEKALSRYKVRTATSNITAEVVSNEKEKWFSLDITVDYEGQSLPLEKIWKAWTRGKRYVQLKDGSYTSLPEAWLEKLSHKLTALGLDPSKPPQHKFKQFEAPVLDSLLEDLPGAATDSFWNNLREKIRSFREVRPIEPPKGLNADLRAYQVQGLSYLNFLSEYGFGGILADEMGLGKTVQTLAFIQHMVQNSQGGPNLIVVPTSVLPNWEREAEKFVPSLKLLTIYGTRREGMFKHISSSDLIITTYALLRRDLEEMEKYEFNTVILDEAQNIKNPNTITARAVRRINARMRLCLSGTPIENNLFELWSLFEFLMPGFLGSQHAFQRGIVKPIKDGDAETLDYLRTRVRPFILRRTKAEVAKDLPPKVESVTCCALEDAQAELYAALARKLRAQVLADVDQKGLAKSQMSILDALLKLRQICCHPRLLKLDMPGFSNNLPSGKFDAFKDMIMEIVEGGHKVLVFSQFVQMLQIIKQWLEFSQVPFCYLDGASKDRFDQVDRFNNTPEIPIFLISLKAGGTGLNLTSADYVIHYDPWWNPAVESQATDRTHRIGQTRQVFSYKLICQNTVEEKILKLQEAKRGVAEAIIPGQDTWKSLTREDLEMLFDV; encoded by the coding sequence ATGAGCCGATCAGAACAAAGCGTCGTACGCGAAATGTGCCAAGCCTTTTTGCACGATAGCGTGCCGGAATACATACGCGACGCAGCGTACTATATACTGTCCGAAGGTGAGGTGCAAAAAATAAATATTCAGGAAGGCGAGACCTGGGACGTACAAGGCGTCATTCAGGGTGACGACCTGCAGGTCTATACGCCCAGCCTGAGTTTGACCATCACCGACCGCAGCACGCGACACCAGTGCAACTGCTCAGATGCGTTCACAGGTATTTGCCGACATGTGGCGGCCCTTGCTTTGCGCCTTGTGGAAGAGCTGCGCAAAGAGCAAGGCGATGCCGAAGAAAGCCCGCCACCAAGCACGGACTGGAAACAGAGTTTCCGCAATTTTTTCTCAACGGATATGGAGCCAGAACCAGGCCGCCACTACCTCATCTTCCGGTTTGAACCGGAACAGGGGCGTCTTCTGGTATCCTTCTTTCGCGGGCGTCAGAACAAATCCGGGCTGTCCAGCGTACACAATGAAGTAACGCTGGAACAGATCATCAACAATCCCGACTGGTGCGAATTTTCGCCGCAGCTGCCCCATGTGGCCCGGCAGATTGGTCAGCATCTCGATTATTACGGACACAGGGTTGAAATCCCCCAGGGTCTGACTTCGTGGTTTTTCTGGTCAGTGCGTAAGGAATATTATCTGCTCTGGAAAGACACAGACAAGCCCTGCCGCATTGAAAGCACGCCTTTTGCCCTCAAACTCAAGCCCATCCTGGACGATTCCGGCTTTAGCTTCGAAGTGCTGCTCAAGCGTGAAGGCCGCCCGCCCCTGCCCATTCGGGCTGGCGCTGCCAGCCGCGCTGCTGCTGAAAGCCGTAGCTCGCAGAACGAAAGTTCCGCCCCTGAAGACGCGCCCATTACCTTTCACGGGCAAATGCCGCTGTGGGTCTGTTACCAGCATAATTTCTATCCGGTGCAGACGGGCCTTTACCCTTCACTCGTGCGCAACCTTATTTATGAGCGCCCTGTGGTGCCCCACGAAGAAATATCCGAATTTCTCGACAGGGTGTGGACGCGCCTGCCCGCTTCGGAGCTTTACGAGCCGCAGCAATTCCTCAAGCAGATGGAACCGGTGTTTCAGCCGGCCACCTATAATCCCAAGCTCTTTCTTGATGAGGAAGGCAGCCTGCTCACCCTTGAGATCGACAACATCTATGAAACCCGACACGGCGAGTTCACGCTCAACGGGCCCAACCCGGACTTTCAGACCGGCAGCTATGCCTATGAAGGACAGACCTTCCTGGTGCGCCGCCATCAGGACGAAGAAGCCCTGCTGATGACCGAGCTCGCTGGCATGGACTTTCAGGCCCGTTCGAGCAAGTTGTGGTTTCTTGAGCCGGAAGAAGCCATTGCCTTTCTGCTGGACTACTACCCCAAGCTGGTTGAAAACTACCGCGTCTACGGCGAAAAAGCCCTTTCACGCTACAAGGTGCGCACGGCCACATCCAATATTACCGCAGAAGTGGTCAGTAATGAAAAAGAAAAATGGTTCTCGCTGGACATCACGGTTGACTACGAAGGCCAGTCACTGCCCCTTGAAAAAATCTGGAAGGCGTGGACACGCGGCAAGCGCTATGTGCAGTTGAAGGACGGCTCGTACACGAGCCTGCCCGAAGCCTGGCTTGAAAAGCTTTCTCACAAGTTGACGGCCCTGGGTCTTGACCCCTCCAAGCCGCCGCAGCACAAGTTCAAACAGTTTGAAGCCCCGGTGCTGGACAGCTTGCTTGAGGACCTGCCCGGCGCTGCCACAGACTCTTTCTGGAACAACCTGCGCGAGAAAATACGTTCCTTCCGTGAAGTGCGCCCCATTGAACCTCCCAAGGGGCTCAATGCAGACCTGCGCGCCTATCAGGTGCAGGGGCTCTCTTACCTCAACTTCTTGTCTGAATACGGCTTCGGCGGCATTCTGGCTGACGAAATGGGTTTGGGTAAAACCGTTCAGACGCTCGCCTTTATTCAGCATATGGTCCAGAACAGTCAGGGCGGCCCCAACCTTATCGTGGTGCCTACCTCAGTGTTGCCCAACTGGGAACGTGAAGCCGAAAAATTCGTGCCCAGCCTCAAGCTGCTGACTATTTACGGCACGCGCCGCGAAGGCATGTTCAAGCATATCTCCAGCTCTGACCTCATCATCACCACATATGCTTTGTTGCGGCGCGATCTGGAAGAGATGGAGAAGTACGAATTCAACACCGTTATTCTGGACGAAGCCCAGAATATCAAAAACCCCAATACGATCACAGCCAGAGCCGTGCGGCGCATCAACGCCCGCATGCGCCTGTGCCTGTCGGGCACGCCCATCGAAAACAATCTTTTCGAGCTCTGGTCGCTGTTTGAGTTTCTCATGCCCGGCTTTCTGGGTTCACAGCACGCATTCCAGCGTGGCATTGTCAAACCCATCAAGGACGGCGACGCCGAAACCCTTGATTACCTGCGTACTCGCGTGCGCCCGTTCATTTTACGCCGTACCAAGGCCGAAGTTGCCAAGGATCTGCCGCCCAAGGTGGAAAGCGTCACCTGCTGCGCGCTTGAAGACGCTCAGGCAGAGCTTTACGCCGCCTTGGCGCGCAAGCTGCGTGCCCAGGTGCTTGCCGACGTGGATCAAAAGGGTTTGGCCAAGAGCCAGATGTCCATTCTGGACGCCCTGCTCAAACTGCGCCAGATCTGCTGCCACCCCCGGTTGCTCAAGCTGGATATGCCCGGTTTCTCCAACAACCTGCCTTCCGGCAAGTTCGACGCCTTCAAGGATATGATTATGGAAATTGTGGAAGGTGGGCACAAAGTGCTTGTCTTCTCACAGTTTGTTCAGATGTTGCAGATTATCAAGCAGTGGCTTGAGTTCTCGCAGGTGCCCTTCTGCTATCTCGACGGGGCCAGCAAGGACCGCTTTGATCAGGTGGACCGCTTTAACAACACCCCCGAGATTCCCATTTTCCTTATCTCGCTCAAGGCAGGCGGCACGGGCCTCAACCTTACCTCGGCAGACTACGTTATCCACTATGACCCCTGGTGGAACCCCGCTGTCGAAAGTCAGGCTACTGACCGTACCCACCGTATCGGCCAGACCAGACAGGTGTTTTCCTACAAGCTTATCTGCCAGAACACAGTGGAAGAAAAGATACTCAAGCTTCAGGAAGCCAAGCGCGGCGTGGCCGAGGCCATTATTCCCGGCCAGGACACGTGGAAATCTCTTACACGCGAAGATCTGGAAATGCTTTTTGACGTGTAA
- a CDS encoding peptide-binding protein — translation MLSVIVRAGITLLLTVFMGSFGVSFLFANEGNPKEKAWDNPVDGGRILFGSIGEASNLIPYLTADSASHEVANLIYVSPLRYDKDLQVEPWAAESWSMEDEGRLMRFTLRKGILWEDGVELTAEDVAYTCKVVADPATGSPYAEDFSRIKNFRVIDRYTFEVEYEHFFARSVSTWMQPILPRHLLEGQNIRSTPLSRKPVGAGPYRLKSWEPGSRIILEASASYFDGKPHIAEVVYRIIPDNATMFMETRAGRVDVMGLSPLQYLRQTSGPVWERDFNKFRYLDSSYVFLGFNLQHPFFKDVRVRRAISQAIDRESIIQGVLMGQGIPAFGPFKPGVWAYHPTLKPMPQNIAAARALLAEAGFTDSDGDGLLDKDGKPFSFTILTNQGNEQRILTATVMQSQLRAVGIDVRIRTVEWAAFIREFVNKGRFDAIILGWTTPQDPDIYQVWHSSQAFEGGLNFTYYKNAEVDRLLEEARSTPDQKTRAQLYYRMQEVLDAEQPYCFLFVPYALPVVQKRFQGVKPTLAGIMYNFEKWWVPKELQEYSLTPE, via the coding sequence ATGTTGAGTGTAATTGTCAGGGCTGGAATCACGCTCTTACTGACTGTTTTTATGGGATCTTTTGGTGTTTCATTTCTTTTTGCTAATGAAGGGAATCCAAAAGAAAAAGCTTGGGACAACCCCGTTGACGGTGGGCGCATTCTTTTTGGCAGCATTGGGGAAGCATCCAATCTGATTCCCTATCTTACTGCTGATTCAGCGTCGCATGAAGTGGCCAATCTTATCTATGTGTCGCCCCTGCGTTACGACAAGGACCTCCAGGTCGAGCCCTGGGCCGCCGAAAGCTGGAGCATGGAAGACGAAGGGCGGCTCATGCGCTTCACCCTGCGCAAGGGCATCCTTTGGGAAGACGGCGTCGAGCTTACTGCCGAAGACGTGGCCTACACCTGCAAGGTTGTGGCTGATCCGGCCACGGGCAGTCCTTACGCCGAGGACTTTTCACGCATAAAAAATTTTCGCGTGATTGATCGCTACACCTTTGAAGTAGAATATGAACATTTTTTTGCGCGGTCTGTGTCCACATGGATGCAGCCCATACTGCCCCGGCATTTACTGGAAGGGCAGAACATCCGTAGCACGCCTCTTTCGCGAAAACCAGTAGGCGCCGGCCCTTACCGCCTTAAATCCTGGGAACCGGGCAGTCGTATCATTCTTGAAGCTTCCGCCAGCTATTTTGATGGCAAACCCCATATCGCCGAGGTCGTATACCGCATCATTCCCGACAACGCTACTATGTTTATGGAGACTCGCGCTGGGCGGGTTGACGTTATGGGTCTTTCACCATTGCAATATCTGCGGCAGACTTCGGGGCCGGTATGGGAGCGTGATTTCAACAAGTTTCGCTACCTGGATTCATCCTATGTTTTTCTGGGCTTCAACCTGCAGCATCCGTTTTTCAAAGACGTACGCGTGCGCAGGGCTATTTCGCAGGCCATTGACCGTGAGAGCATTATTCAGGGCGTGCTGATGGGGCAGGGGATTCCGGCTTTTGGGCCGTTCAAGCCGGGCGTATGGGCGTACCACCCAACCTTGAAACCCATGCCGCAAAATATTGCTGCCGCCCGTGCCCTGCTGGCCGAGGCGGGCTTTACCGACAGCGACGGTGATGGCCTGCTGGACAAGGACGGCAAGCCGTTTTCCTTTACCATTCTGACCAATCAGGGCAATGAGCAGCGCATTCTCACAGCCACCGTAATGCAATCGCAACTCAGGGCAGTTGGCATTGACGTGCGCATCCGCACGGTAGAATGGGCTGCCTTTATTCGCGAATTTGTCAATAAAGGGCGCTTTGACGCCATAATTCTCGGTTGGACCACCCCCCAGGACCCGGATATTTATCAGGTCTGGCATTCCTCACAGGCTTTTGAGGGAGGCCTCAACTTTACCTACTACAAAAATGCCGAAGTGGATAGGCTTCTGGAAGAGGCGCGGTCAACGCCTGACCAGAAAACGCGTGCGCAGTTGTACTACCGCATGCAGGAAGTACTTGATGCGGAGCAGCCCTATTGCTTTCTTTTCGTACCCTACGCCTTGCCCGTCGTGCAAAAGCGCTTTCAAGGGGTTAAGCCGACACTTGCGGGCATAATGTACAATTTTGAAAAGTGGTGGGTACCCAAAGAGTTGCAAGAATACAGCCTTACGCCAGAGTAA